The DNA window aatcatcccgaaaatcgccggagtcaaccatctcctgcacattctcaacaatcatccgtcaatgctgcaggatcaggccgtggtggtggtggccgtggctctcgcggtggacgtacctccggttcttcttcctccggacatccacctcctccgtcatatgctccggccccggttacctctcctccgtctgttgttgcagctccggttgttcgtccatctgtttcagcgccgtttgttccatctgtcaCAGCGCCgattgcttccttgagttcggctctgatctccatcgagagcctgactgccgaagttaaacagaaggctactctagagtcggctccatcgtctcagaaggcggttaggttccctaaccgacctggttacggtcaattgggaaggaaaattcaagttcgtgctaatcattttcagttgcgagtggctgataaggatctacaccactatgatgtaagtatagtttgctcataagttttttgttgttgtttattatgttggtaagttacaatgtggtatggatttctagaggatcaggactttctaacctgttgcagcgtctcctccatcgtcttcatccgattaaataaagcgaatcgttcttgtttgttattttttttctgtccagaccttttttcggaagtgcattttcgaattcctccaagggggtgaattcggagatgaacttctgaaaacaccacattttctgaaaaataacttgattttggagatgcatctccgaaatcaatattttatattaaaaaaaacactttttcggagatacatttccgaaaacatcttttttttcaaaaaaagtacgttttcggaagtgaactttcgaaaataggggtattgtggtaaattcaccagaggtggccaaaaaagttaggaggtgggtgaagaaatttcctTTTTTTATCGGTCCAACCATTATCTATCTTTGTTTACACTTCCTTCCTTTAAGCAAAAAACGCATCTAGAATCAAACTCTAAAGCATAGACAGTAGAAATCATAAGTCACAAAAGTTATGCTTTCACAGAACTGCTGCTCTTGCTGCCCACAACTATTGTTCCTTTCACTACCGTcattatgatatgttatgatcgtcttcttcgtgttcaagttctctttgttaattttcatatatttttgtacctttttttttcttctttttcttcataaaaacTTATTTAGaccttgttacaaaatagttttgatgtgtgtttgaggtgtgaaacatgttaatgaaTGTGCGTTTTGTTATATTCTATATGTTAAGTTTTGAAATCCCTTTCCAACTTTCTGATACTAagtgttaacttttatatttgataggaaACTTATTTTCTGATGCAATGGAAATCATGTCACTATTTCGTATGGAATAAgagcaacttgtaatttgtttgaacaaatatagtatgaaacatattatttaaaaaaataatagtataaaatacaccaaaaaatacgataatggagaatatacagatgaatataatattttaaaaaataatagtctAAAATACACCAAAACACACGATAATGGAGAATTTAcggatgaatataatattttaaaaaataaacattgtaaaccgatcaaccaaaccaaaccaaaccgaaccaaaccaattagtttggttcggttccatttttgaaaaattttgaaaaccaaaccaaaccaaaccaatggaaatatcattggttcggaccttttttcaaccaaaaaccggtccaaaccgatccgattacacccctaACCAGAaccatttttctgcattttaagggttctatACAGTCCCGAATGCCCTATAATGAATTCCATGCATCCTCCATATAGTTCTAACGAATTTCTAACATATTAATATAATCAGAACCACCAGCATGCAAGGATTAACACGAAAATTAGCATATTAAGCATCACATGTTTATCAattatctcacaatccctaagCCCCAATCATAACCCTCACATGCAACCCCAAAgcatctaactaaggactcaccttagaaggagatgaagatgatgatagatCTTAAAGCAAAATGGAGATGATGATAGAAGCAAGGGTTGGACAAAATCTGCTGCATGCAAGTGAGCTTTGGACCAAGTTTGGAACTTTCTCCTCTTCCTCTCCCTTTCCACGTTTTTGTTTCTTCCTCTACTAAAACAAAATTCTGGTTTTGGAAAGAAGAGAATGATCAACCAAACATGTCCTAAGTTCTATTTAAGAGTGAAAGTACCATTATACCCCTTCTATTTCCACTAATAGGTTTAGTTAGCACAAAAGACCAATGAGTAGaaatatatatcatatttatccatctTATTTTATACCAATCACATTAGTATTAATAAAGAGTGAATAAATATAATACCGgttattacaacaacaatgatgaacTCATAAATAATAGattctttattatttatatagAAACAACCATAACACCAAAATATACCATTCCTACCTAGGAGAAAATCTTACCataatttttttatcacaaaCAATATTTCTTCTTTCTTCTGTGTGGTCTCAAAACAAAActaacaaataaaaaagaaaaacaaaaaatgtcGACTGGTAAAAGAAACATCACAAAAacgtttttattttatgttgCAAGCAACAACAATcgataaaaaaacaaacaaatcatTTAGATTAAAAAACCAACAACAATCtaacaaaaaaacataaacattCAAATATCATATGATATAAACCTGAAGCAAAAAGTAGTATCTCATTTCAGATTTGAAAGCAAAATTAGTATTTACATGATCTCATTTCAAATATGGAAGATTTTATTCCAACTCATTACAGATctgaaaaattacaaaataaatatttataaaaagcaacaaaaaaataATCTTCAAAATAGGAATATAATAAAGGTTGCATCTTAAAAgacaatatttttcataaaatgtaTGGAATGGTGTAAAAGAGAGAACAAAACAAAAATGTATAAGAAAGGGATAGTTCAGAGAGAACACAAGTAAAGAAATGGATAGTGATGAGTGAGAAGCACATGTGATAGAGTAAATGAatgtttaatatattattttcgttGCAATTTGAAAAAAGTACTAGGTAAGAAAACAGTCTGAGTGTATTAAATGATATAGATTTCAAGAGATAGTATGAGTCGGTTAGACAGATTCTTATTCACGGATAACTGGAACAGAACTTGGCCGAATTGCTCTCAGTGGTGCCTCGACAAAGGGCTATCCGATCACTGTCTGATTTTACTTTGTGATTATTCTCTAGACTGGGGGCCAAAGCCGTTTCGTATGCTAAACTGTTGGAAGGAAATGCAAGGATATCATAACTTTGTCATCAAAAATTGGAGGGACATCAAGGTATAAGGGTGGGGAATGTATGTACTGAAGGAAAAATTCAAAAGGATCAAGGAAAGTCTTAAGGAAGGGCACAAGTATCACTTTCAAAATTTCGAAGGCAGAattaaagaggaaaaggaaaagctCAATGAATTGGAGATCCTAGGAGAAAGAAACAGATTCACCGTGGAAGAACTAATTATCAGGAGCGAGATCTCATCAAAACTCCACAAACTCTCCAATCTCAATTGTAGCATTCAATGGCAAAAGTCAAGATCGAAATGGTTGAAGGAAGGGGATATGAATTCTAAATATTTCCACATATGCATAAATAAGAGAAGAAAATATAATGAGATTGTATGCCTCGACATAAACGGGAGAAGGGTTACAGAGGTGCAGGATATCAAAGATGCATTATTTGATCATTTCAGTCGTCAGTTTGCGGGCAGAGAAAATAGAGCAATTCCGGAGAACTTAACTTTTAATCACATTGAAGACTCGCATAATGAAGAATTGGTATGCAATTTTTCAGGAGAATAAATTAGAAGAGCAGTGTGGGAATGTGACAACGACTAAAGTCCAGGACTGGACGACGTCAATTTCGGATTTGTGAAAGAATTTTGGGAGGAAGTAAAACAAGACTTTTTGAGGGTCATGATGGAATTCTACAGAAACGGAAGAATGGTGGAAGGTGCGAATAGTTCTTTCATTGTGTTGATCCCTAAGAAGTGTAATCCGTCAAAAAATTTAGATTACAGACCGATTGCGTTAATAGGATGTATCTACAAGGTGATATCCAAAGTTCTTGCAAACAAATTAAAGAAAGTGATTGGATTAATCATCTCTGAATCCCAATCAGCTTTTCTATCAAAAAGGCAGATCCTAGATGGCATTCTAATTGCGAACGAGATAGCGGATGAGGCTAGGAGGAAGAAAAAGGAATTGCTTATGTTCAAAGTCGATTTCGAGAAGGCGTATGATTCGGTGGACTTGAATTTTTTGGATTGTGTGATGATAAGAATGGGCTTTTACGAAAAATGGAGGCACTCGATAGCAAAATGCTTAAAATCTTCGGCAGTATTTATTTTAGTCAACGGCAGCCCAACTAAAGAATTCAAGATGCAAAAAGGACTACGGCAAGGCGAACCGTTATCACCATTTTTATTCCTCATATTGCTGCTGAAGGCTTAAGTATGCTGATGAAAAAGGCAGTTGAAAGCGGCAGATTCGTTCGGTACAAATTTGAGAAAGGAATGGATCGATTCTCTCACTTGCAGTATGCTGATGATACATTAATTATTGGTCAAATATCTGGATCATCAAGGCGAATCTATTGTAGTTTGAAGTAATGTCAGGATTAAAGGTAAATTTCAGTAAGAGTACGCTTGCAGGGCTAAACATTCATGATAGATGGATTGAAGAGGCGGAAAGGATCTTGAATTATAAGAAAGGCTCACTCCCTTTCAAATATCTAAGCCTCCCTATTGGTGCTAATCCGAATAGACTTGAAACTTGGAAACCTGCAAT is part of the Vicia villosa cultivar HV-30 ecotype Madison, WI linkage group LG2, Vvil1.0, whole genome shotgun sequence genome and encodes:
- the LOC131648531 gene encoding secreted RxLR effector protein 78-like, producing MEFYRNGRMVEGANSSFIVLIPKKCNPSKNLDYRPIALIGCIYKVISKVLANKLKKVIGLIISESQSAFLSKRQILDGILIANEIADEARRKKKELLMFKVDFEKAYDSVDLNFLDCVMIRMGFYEKWRHSIAKCLKSSAVFILVNGSPTKEFKMQKGLRQGEPLSPFLFLILLLKA